The window TTTTAGTGGGAATGATTCGGGGGATGCCGTTTCTCCCCTACAGATTAATGAATTGAATGGTGCAAAATTTCAGGATCCAATCCAAGTTGTCTGTGGGGCTGCCCATACGGTTGTTGTTGCAAATGATGGATTTAAGCTTTGGTCATGGGGGAGAGGAAGGAGTGGGGTTCTTGGAAATGGTAAGACAATTGACTGTTATTCTCCTGCTGTTGTCTTGTGGCCTCCGCTTACAGAGGATTTCAAGCAAGAAGAATTAAATACTGTCGATAAGAAAAAGCCTCTTGATGACGGAGATAACACTGGTGAAAGAAATTTGACAGGAGACGCCAAAGAAGAGAAAAGGTTGTCTTTGGCAATGGAAGAGATGAAGCTTCTGCAGTCAAAACTTTCAGTCATGGAAAAGTATACTGGCATACTTCATGGTTCAATATTCGGAAAACCTTTTAAAGAGCAGGATATTCCAGTCTCGTTGCAGAACTCGGGTGCTTATGACATTGCAAAGGAATGGGAGAACATGTTAGAGTCAGCAGATCGGGCCAATCTCGTCAGGCTGGAAAAGTTCTACCGGAACATGCTTGCTGGTGTTAAAGACAAGCTAATGAAGAGAAAGATTCAAGAGATGATAAAGGAATGTCACGGTTCTTCTTCGATAAATCCAAGTGTGTAATTCCAATATGTGAAATACAAAGGcaatacaaacatgtttgaatTTGTAATACAAATCCCTTTGTAGTTTGTTCAGAAACTTTGCCCAGTTGGTTTTCCCAAGTGCTTGATATGTGATGTAAAGTGAGAGTTTGATTAGAAAATAAAGAGATTATATGTAATTGTGGGGAACAAtccaaattatttttaaatttgaataaaGATATTGGGGATCATGCATTTGTCAGCAGATTCAGTATACAATAAATATATTGGGGATCATGTAATTTGTGAATAAATATATTGCGGTTTATAAAATGTGGTCCCCTGAGCATCAACAgtctaaaaaaattcaaactaaatgaaaattgaattggCTGGAACTAATGATTCCACTCTATTACaattaggtttgattttcgctAAATGCGAATTCGTACCAAATTAGTATGATTATTAAGCGAGAGTCGAACTTGATTATGACATTTATAACCATATAATAATTAATCACAATTGGATGGATTAAAGCCGTAACTATAAGCTAGAAAAAGAGAACAATGACGCCAGGATAGCATTTATCCGTTGCCAAACATACCCAAATTGTGAACTAGATCTCGTGCGGATCCAAAGGAATTGAACCTACTCATCAAATGATCCGgtctattgaaatttgatctaacagctacaattattataacttttaaaaaaccATCTGTTTGtaatcgttgaatcaaattttaatactCTGAATCATTTGAAGAGTAGGCTGAGTTGCTTTAGGTCCGTTCCCAAATTGCTCATTCCGTCATCAACTTTCACCGCTACGCGCGTTTTGactctccctctcttttctcCCCCTCACAAAACCtctcccaaaaccctaaatcccaCTCACTCCCCAGTCCCATCTCTGGCACAAAATGCCCGGCGTCGCCTATGACTCCGGCGACATGGCTGGCACATTAGGCTCCAATGACACCGCTATGGTCCCACACTCGCCGGAGATCCGGCAACCCGTCGTGTACTCACTTCACCACGGCCTCAACCCTCCGATCGCTCGCCTCTCCATCTCGTGGTCCCGGGGCAACACTCTGCGCGTGTCAGTTCTCCGTCCGCCTTCCGGCGAAGACTCCGAAAAGGATGAAGTTGGCGGGAAAGTGGTGGAGGTGAGGCTTAGTAATGGAGACGGCGAAAATGGCGATGCGAAGTGGCGGAGGATCGCTTACGGTTCTGTGCCGCCGTTCGCCCTACTACAGAGCCGGAGGAGCTCGGTTGCGAGCTTATCGAAGGTGTCAATGGGTCCGTCGCTGTACAACATTGATTGGTAATAGAAATTTTGATtagtctgtttggttgctgagaaaaaaGTATACAAAAATCTGCAGAATATCCAGTTTAGTTTCTTTGGATTCTTCAATTCTCCCTAAATTATGAAATGTGACTCCGTTGAGAAAAATATATTAGGTGGGAGTATGTGATGGAGTACAGCAAGGACATAAATTCACTTCTTGGTAGCTCTAAGTCGCTTCCTATTGCAGTGATCGAAGACCCGAAAATGGTTTTGAGGGTAAATTCGAGTAATTTCATGTGGTTTTTCATACGATCTTCCTTTTCCGAATTACAACTACAAATATAATTGTTAGgtctaatttcaaaaaaattaatgtagAAAGTTGAGGAGCCTACCGCTTTAAAAGCTGCGTGGGAGTTGATGGAGATATTTTATGCAGACAAACAATCTCAACCATGGCTACCTGAACGGCTTGTTGATTGGCTGGCAGTAATGATCTTGTTCTCTTccctttatttgtttattagtGCTTACACCATAATTTCAGCTGTTGCTTTTTGATGGTCACAAGTCACAACTTGATGCTATGCATGTGTTTCATGGCAGGATCTCGATAGTCTACTTTCCAGCACACAGCCAACGGTCCATTCGAAGCTTGTGGATTTTCAAAATGAACTTGTTGAGTTACAGGTTTGACCTGTCCTGTTCCAGTTTCAATCAAATCTTTTCATCTTTCTTTTGGAATTTCATTTGCGTTCATAGTTCCTTAGCTGGCTCTGAAACACTTCTTGGAGTCTTACTGAGGTCTATAATGGGAACACAACAGAACTCAACTATggctttttttaatttctagcTATGTTTTTGGAATCTATTTATGTTACCCTGCTTGTTCACTTCATCCATAGGACCATATGCCGCTGATAGTTACTTTATGGATTCTTTCTCTTGTTACACTAGCTTGTGAATGtgatttctttttcatataataAAGCCTAGTAATCGTTAAATTTGctttcttttgattttaatgTAGTTGGTGTAAAAATATTGTTGATGAAGTTCCACCTCTGTGGGTTATGTCTCTGATGGTCAGTTCGTCACACACTGGTTCATAAAGATATTGGAGAATTTGATTAGATTTGTTTCTGCAGGTTATTGAGGACAATCCTAAATATTGGGAAGTATTATCTTCGGCACTGGCAGTTGGCTGGATTGAGATTGTGGTTTGTAGTCTTAAGGACCCTCTCCCTTTTCTTTCTATATTACCTTTTGTTTTATTGCTCGAGTTTTCTGTCTTCTGAATTGTTAAGTAGTTCCATTTCCAAGTTATGAAAGACTGATAGATGCTGTTTGTTTTTGTGCAGGTGAAAATGTTGCGGTTACATGGATCTTATCAACTTCATCAGCTTGGAAACCGTGAGGTAAATATATTGAACACGGAATAGGTGGTTTATAATATATTATGATGTTCCTGCTACCTCCTTTTAACTTTCCATATGTTCAAGTTCTGTGCTAATTGTTCCGTGAATCTTGTCCATGTCTGGCTACAGATCACCATATTTGTGTTCTAATGCTCCATGTAAATTTCTATTGTGTACTTTATGGATTTAGCGCTGAAACAACTGATGCCTGTCCTGTGTGTAACTAAATAGACAGAGAATGGACTTGTAGAGACAGTTTCCGTCCTTATTTCAAAGATGCCACGCATGCGTCCTGAAGTAGAAGATGGAAAGTTAGGTGAATGCTTCAAAGCAAAGCCAGATTTTATCAAGGTGTGTTTGAGCCTGTAacaaattagtgtttttttattttcttgctttttttttttcaccctacTGTAATTTGTAACTTTAAATTTCCTTGTTGGCTAGGCATGGGAGAAATGGAGAGCACAAATTACTAAACTCGACTGCAGTGCATTCTGGCGTCATTGTGATCACCGTCAAACCCGGGAGGGGTTGaaaaatatgatacaaattATGCTCGGAAACACTGACAATCTCTGCAACGTAACTTGCCATTGGATAGAGCTGTTTGTTTCTCACTTTCTATATGTCAGACCATTCACAGTGGTAAATGCCCAATTACAATATCCTTGTTTTAATAGTTCTAATTACAGGATCATAATTAAAATTTCCTAATATGATGTAATTTAAGACTCTGGATAGATTGTGAGGTATGTACCTATCATCTCTTTTTAATACATTCTTACGTCTAGCAGCTGGACTATAGTTGAAAACTAATTCCTTTTCTGAAAATCAGGGTCTTGAAAGCATGCATGACCTAGCCCAGAAGTGCATGCAGTTAAAACCAATGTCTAGTTCCCATGGGTTGATAGCAATTCTTCTTGGAATCCTAGGGGAAAATACTGAGGTAAGTAGTTTGGACTAGACACTAATAGTGTactaatctatttattttgtccaTGTTTTTCTTCTACTGAAACCTTTGGGTGTTTGGAAATGGTACAGGTTGTCCTAGCAGAATGCTCAAGAGCATTTGGGCCTTGGTGAGCTTCTATGTTCTCTTGTAACTGCGTGTATTTCAGCATTTGGTCTAGAGAGGCTGTATAATGTTCAATCATTCCCCAATTCCCCCCAACCCACCAATTTTAAAAGTTTAAATGGCTTGTGAGATTAAAAAAGATTGAATGTGCTACTACTTTGTTATTGAAATTCATATAGATGTAACTCTTCATTATTTGAAATAGGATGGTTGCCCATGCCATTGAGTTGTTGACCACTGGGAGCGATGAAGCAGAACTTCTTCTGCAGGAAGAACGCGATAGCTTGGGGGGAATTAGTATAGCAGAATCACATCGACTTGTCTATGCTCAAGTCCTGTCGTCACATCCATTGACTTGGCAAGTGAGTGCAGATGAGATAATTCTAGATTGTTTTTGTTATGAGTATTGCAGTACTTGATTCATGATCCTGTGCTTTTCCAATTTTCCTAGACAAATTAGCATATACAATTGTGCGCCGAAGGCAAAGTTTTTTTGCTATTACAgtatttgattaggaatccatgataataattaatatataaaatgttTGTTACTTTTTTGAGAGATCCACTCTTATGTTTTGCTCAACGCAATGTGTATGAACTTTTTCTAATGCTCTACAAGCACATGATATTTCAAACCATGTTGGTCATTCAAACTGTTTCTACAATGTTTGATTCTAGGGGTACCATTAGGCTCACTGTTGTGATTGTATTCAGTCCTCTCAGTGGAATCAAACTTGTAGGCATATAAAATTTCTAGTCTTGCACATTGCGATTGATGATTTCTTGATCACTATCAGTTGAAGTGCATATCAATTTTCTGTTACAGTTTCTCTTTGTTTCTTATGACATTGAGTTGGTAAAACTCACAGTGCACGCACTAAATATGTTGACGGTTTGATGTTCTCATGTTTGTAGATTGCTCCAATTTACTTGACATCTTGCACGAAGCAGGGAATGGCTTTGTTAGAGATTCTATTGTATAAGCTGCCAATTCAACATAATGAAACGCTACTTAAGGTGATAGGCAAAGTTTTAGAGCCAAAGTTTATTGTTACTAACCATTACACGTGGTTCTTTTTCCTGGATTTTGGATCTTTTCTTTGTGTATACTTGTGGCTGATAGACAAAATAACATTGGTTTGAACTTCTTGTGCAGAATATAGAGATATGCCGTCTTTATGAACTCGACACTGTTAGTTCAAACATTATGAAGGTATGTTTAAATTTGTAAGGATTGCCTTTTCTGTTCATGAAAAATTATCGTCAGATTATGTACTTTGTACGAGAAATCGGATATAGGAAATAGTAACCACATGCATGATCTAGTGTATAGACTGGTACTTTGTGTTTAAAAGGTTCTCAGTTTTTAGATTGCTGGGGTGTACCATTGGAAGCATGGTAGGAAAGGTGCTGGAGTTTTTTGGCTTCAACAAGCCCGAGATGAAGTTCGTCTTAGCAGGATTGCTCAGCAATTGTTTGATTCTGTTGGAAAGTCGATATCTGATGAAAGTTTCAAGGTgaaatattatttgtttgcaCACAACGTGAAATATTGATATTAGAACAAAAATCAGTTTCATTTTAGAAGCGACTCATGGTTTATCGTTTACATACAGCAATGGGAAGGCTTGATTGAATTGTTGGGTTCTGAATCCAAGGCTACAGGGGGTCTTGAATTTTTGCACAAGTATGAAATTTGTCTGAATTTTCATAATTATCCTCGTCATTGTTCTCCTAGATTTTTCACACGTACAACTTTTGGTGTGCTCTAGGTATAGGGATTTCAAAAAGTCCCTTAAGCAAGTTTATGATGGAAAAACCACTGATGCTGCTCGGCAAGCTGTAGAATCTTTGATATCGGTTAGTGTGTAACTTTTATgtggctggtgcattcgttGCGTAGGATCTATAGTTTTCAAGGCTTGAAGTGTCTTgtaactttcttttttttgcttatgAATTGCAGCTTATGAAAAACCCATCTACGCCTCAGCGCTTTTGGCTGCCTCTTCTGCATGACTCGGTAAGACTTACACGATATTGTTGCTAATCTGGATTTGGACATAAACTTCACATAGTATGAGTTAGCGGGTGGAGGGCGacattttatttacttttgcaTCAGTTTGTATGTAACGAAAATGATTTTTTAGATTAATTAAATGCTTGGTCGCGTTGATACACTTTcgtaaaaacatgatttctcacTGCATTTTCATTTACTTTTGTGCAGTTAAAGCTGCTTAACTGGCCGGACCGGCCTCTGCTAGATGTGTCTCAGACAAGCCTCTTGTTGAATAAACTGCAAGAGTTGTCCATGGCTAAGCTCCGTCCTGACTTTATCGAGGCAGACTTACCACCGCAAGCCCTCATTTCTGTACGGTTAGCTCTTGCTGCAAATCTCGGCCGTGCCACCTTAGAGGAGTAAAGAAAATGTCTGTTTCTCCGGCGGCTCTGAGATGTAGAAGTCAACATGTTAAACTGCTGTAATAGATGTTGTGTACTTTTGGTATTTACCCTCACATCTTCGCTAAGACAAAGTTTCAGCAAAACTCGAGGTCTGGTAGTTTCTTGCAGACATTCCCCGAAACAGGCGTCTTTGTAAATTTGCGATATAATTTGAGAGTAAAAGTTGGGATTGCAGAAAGAATTATCTCGGGGCAGTGATTTTCACACTCCCGTCTTCTGTTTTTGTCtctgaaatttaaaaatggAGTCCGTAGTACgaaaatcacttccctttgctCTTGTATCCACCTGAAATGGAATCAAGTTTCTAATCAACCTTCAGGGATCTCTAAATTGTCAACAAACTCACTTATATTACATTCTGATAAATTATACGACCAACAAAACGACGCTGTTCTCTGTACCAACAAGCAAACCAACAAACAACTGACAAATATATAACATCGAACATTCGGGGGTAAGAAAAATGCTGTGCGGTAGAGCATTTATAAAGAATAACATCAATCGCATTATATAAGCCTCCAaacgatgaaaatgaatggaaaaaaaaaaaaaagaataatcgACCTCTAGAAGTCTGCGTCCTTCTCAACTCTTCTGGTCTCCGATCTTCGTGTCTTTGCAAACTGCTGGATTTATACCAAACTCTCATGAACTTACTATACAAGAACACTGCCAAGGGCAAATGCGAGCATCTCAGCACGGTGATCATCACTTAATACACTTACAATCATTGTCTGCGCTTCCTAGAATTTTCTGCAAGACAATGCCCGCCAAAAGGCCATCCCACGGTTACCATCCTCGCTTTAACTTTACAGTTTCTTGGGCAGATTGTAagtcttcttcaaaaacttggtAGCTGATTCATCATTCCTGTAGCACAACACCCGAAGGAGCGTGTTTGGTTCAGTTGGGTTCCACTGCCCAGACGTTGGGGGCAACGGGAGTCTGGACCTGGCGGACGAGCCATATGACTCCAAGGTCACTCGTCTAAACCGTTCGACGAGGCTATCAGTGTCTGTTCTGAAAAGGGGAAGCACACTTCTCACTGTTGTTGAAAACTTGTCTATCAATTCAGAAGGCAAGCCATCCCCATTGGCCCAGAATAGATCCTTGAGGGCTTTGAAATCGTCCTCTATTATTTGGGAATCCTGCTGGGAGAATGCACGAGAGGGGCCTCCAGAAAGCAAAACCAGCAAGAATCCATCAAATGACGCTCTCATTATGTCAGTTATAATCCGTGTACGAACTCTTTCATGCACAGTATTGGATATTATGAGTAAGTTCTTCTCCAGCCCGTCAAGAAAAGCGTCTATTCTACAAGAGGATGGTTCCCCAACATACAAACCATCCCACAGAACATGACTTAGGTCATGGAAGATCATTTTATAAGCCACTGCCTCACAAAGCTGTTGGATTGCTTCCACACAAGCTGCTGGCGTGAGTTCAAACTTTTTCCCCAGTCCATTCGAAAAGTCTTCTACATTAGCAGATTCTGAATTTCTGAGATGAGTAATAATCCGTTTCTCCAAAACCTCCAACTCACTCCGGATTCTTTGCAATGTATTTATACGAGCACACATCTGAGGTATCCCAAAGGAGTTATCCCCATTGAGTGTTGCAACCTGAGAGTTCCTCTTTTGAGGAACTggtgatttttctttctttttgccaAAGCCTTGGAACTTTGATCCCATGGTACATCTGGTCAATGCCGGCATAGTGGGAACAAACGTATTGCGAGATCCTGCACAACAGAATGAACAATATTGGTTATCACAAAAAGATCATACCTTAGTCCACATACAAATAACTTTTGAGATTATTTACCACATCCAGATTTTGCCTTGGTTACGTAATACTGAAGACATCTATCAAGGCCAGTCATCAAGTCAGGAAGCAATGCAGGATGCATTGGTATTGGCAGCTGAAAGAATGCTTCCAGAGTTTCATCAAGGATTCGCAAAACTTCAACAGCAGATGGGGCATATCCATCTTCGTTTACTTGTGGGTTCCATACCTGAAACATTTCAATGTAAAAGGTTAAAAGGTTATCTTTCGGAAAGCTTCACCAGTCACAAGTAATGAGCAAAAATAACGAATGAAAAAGCctaacaataaaagaaaatgcaaaggaGTGTTCCAGATATAAGACCAAAAAATTGTATAAACATTTGATTCAGACTAACAAATGAATATAGTTAGTGCACACCTCTTGCTGTAGATTCCTATCAATCCATTCTTTCAATCTGTCCACTCTTGTCTTAATCCACACTTTTACCAGATTCGCAATTGCAGTTTCAGCCTCGTAAGGAGGCATCTCACGAATTATTGCCTTGCCACCATCATCACTATCTACGGAGTCTAAAACTGCTATCAGCACAAGATCTTTCTCCAGCTTATCAGCAGCTCTCAAAACCTGTACAGCATCTGGGTTCAACTCCGCTATACCCGATATGAATTGTTTAATCTCATTCGCATAGCAAGCGTGAAGGGTTGCCACAGCCACCCCAGCAGCAAAAGGATGCCATCTCTTCAATATTGGACTGAACACCTCTTTCTCCTTAACTGCCAGCTCACCAACGTCCTTTGCAAGGATGGCCAGAACAGGAAGGGGATTTGGCTGGTGTCTTGATGCTCTCCTGCTTGAATCGGCCTTTTCCATTCTCTGCAAAATAAGTAAACAAATAATTGCATGTCAGGTAGAAAAATATACGGACATCAATTATCATGTATATtttctaaatattgtttttgttCCTTTCAGGCCCTTTCACAATAACAGTCTACTGTTATGTCGTATGCATGATATGCCTTAAGCAAGTAATGCATACTCCGTATAATTAGGCTTTTATTTTGGGATACATTGACAAAGCATCAACACCATGCAAGTTGTTGGATACCAAATCTGACTTTAGTATCCATGCTGCATAGATGTTACTGGCTTCATACAACATCAAAGGATCCAATAAAACCAAAACGGCTATGATATTCTTTGCATTTTCCCTCTTATTGAAGGAAGGAAAGGGGGGAATCAGCGGCAGATACTGAGGACTTGCCTGAGCAAAAGCAGTGCGCAAGGATGATCTGATGTAGGTGTCAATCCTGCTACGGGCAACATCAACTTCATTTTTCCTCCTCCTGCGGTACTCATTTGATATATCTTCAACTAAAATCTTAGCTGCTACTACCCCCAGAGAAACAATGGCCTGCATAGCATCAATGTTACTGCTATCAAAAGTGTCATGATACGCAAGGAGTCTCTTCTCTGCCCATCCCAACATTGAAGTCAATgtcgaactcaagatcttgCAGTACTCGGAATCCTTTGTTGCCTTTGCGTCTTTAGCAACCTCAGCTAGCTGACTATCAGCAGCATACAAGAGGTCCAGTTCTACTTGACCAGTTGCAACAAAACGATGAAATAAAACCCAAGTAAAGCAAAGGTTATGGAGTATCTGGTTCATTCCAAGGATTGACCAGGTCTTCTTAATATGCTCCATTAGCTCGTCAACTTCCTCTATTATAGATGTTTCGTCGTGAAGATCAAAGCAGGCTTCTAGAAGTCTCTCATAAAGCCGGAGATTCAATGGAAACCCATCTGCCCAATGTGATGTATCATAGAGACCATCAGATGACCTAGAAGCAAGAGCCGTAACAGCATTACGAAGAACCTGCAGAGTCTCGTTATTTCTGCCAGTTTCAAAGGGCCTGTCCAATGCCCCATTAATAATTTGACGCAATCTCTGTGCAGCATTATTCGACTTGTCAAGTGGCACGTGGGGATGCAATAGGAGACCGGCCTCAAGAATTTTGAGGGTTCTTTTCTGCCATGCATCGTATTCTTGCTGGTCAGTGAAATCAGAGGACTTGAGCTGCTGTAACAGCTCCAGTGGCACCACCACTGACTCAATTCGCCTTCCGACCTGCAATGAGTACAACAAACAGAACACTCGATCAATTAGTACAACAAACAGAACACTCGATCAAACAACTCCAATACAAACGACCCTTAAACAAAAGCTCGAAAATGCTGACTATAAACTAAACATTCGGTGTAGCTTACAGAGCTCGAAACGAGATTTTGATTCATTTAACACTGTCAGTTTCATCAGATCAAACTACATTTAGTAAAGAAACAATTTTTGCAATCCAAATTGACCAAACCACTCTCAAATTTGAGCTAAACAATCTCATCACATCATCAGAAttatcaaaaaccaaaaattacccactaaaaataattcaaagcaaaattATACCTATCAAAgtcagataaaaaaaaaatcacaaatgagaaagaaaaaaaaggtgaagAAATTGAGCTGACCTGAGAAGCAGAAATCCTGAGCAGAGCTCTCCGGACTCTGGAGTCAGTGGCCTCAGAAATACCCATTTGGATCCTCATCAGCTCACCCACCGTCATTGCCCGCCTGGGCTTTCCGGGACCCGACCCGGCCCCGGACCCTGCTGACCCGGGACTCTTCTTGGAGCCGGAGCCCGGCGATTTGAGACCCAATGCCTTCTTCATCTTGCTGGCAGCTGTGGAAGTGAGCGATCTCTGCAGTGCGGGGGAGCCGTTGGGGGAGTTGGCGTGTTGGGTCGGCGAGTCAGCGGAGGAGGGTGTGAAAGTCAAGGCCTTTCCGGTGGATGTACGGCAGGCGGCGACGAAGATCTCGTAGGCGGTGAGTCGGAGGTCCGAGTCGCTGAGTTGGGCCGAGAGCTGGCCGAGCGGGGATGGGAGATCGGTGCCCATTGCGGAAATGGATCTGGTGGGTATGCTGAGTGGTTTGGCGGGTGAGGCGGTGGCTGTGGTGGTTGTGGGGGCGGTGATGCCTCTCTTGGATTGGGCCAGTGAAGAGAGGTCTCTGAAGAGGTGAGCCATTGAGGAAGATACAggggaagagagggagagatgaaCAAGTCCAAAGTATTGGACTTTTTACTTGTGcattttactctctctctcctctctctttctcatacACGTCCCCCAACAgacagtttatttatttatttaaattttttttgtgtgactttTTGGGTGAttcaaaaataagttttttagccaaaaaataaataaataaaataaatatattgtttgacaaaaaaataattattatattgtGTTTATTTTTATGAAGTATTTTTCAACTGTTGCTATTGTGGTAAAAAATCATGTATTAAATTGATGTCTCAACAAATTCTCAAAATATGAGGAAAGAAATCGCTACATATGAAAATTACCTATATTGTTGTTTGAGTGAAACTTTACTTATCAAATTCATGATATATTGAAACTCGAGACTTAAACGGTGCTAAACATAAATTCTATCTTCTTCTCCCATTTACTATTTCACTGCGGCCATGCTTGTTGTGAAACGAGTAAAATACAGACAAAAAGAGACGGAGGTGTTGGCCCAAAAGAAAAGTTCATGGGATGTTTTCTCATGTTTTTGTTcccttaattattattattatttttcatcgaAAACCAAAAACATTCACAATTTAGAATTGtgattaattaaatattgaatATATAATTCACAAAAGAtaagagaggaagaaggagCGTGGGAAAGCAACAACCTCTCATGCTTCTGGAACTGGAAAAAGGTACAAATGAAAGCTGGAACACGCAGGCAAAAGATCGGTGGTCACCGGGTCCACAACttcccttttgttttttcacttgtatatattttattatacaaGGATTTTGCTAGGTTCTGTCGCTCTACGACGCTCGTCGGCTAAAAATAATATGTGTTTAAAATTGTTATTAGAATGGTTTAAATCGTTTTTatgaaagtatttttgaaaataaaatgtaaatgaatcttAAAAAATTACTTGAATTAAGAAGCACATGTTTGGTGCAAGCCTTTAATCAAAAACGCTTTTACCAAAACTTCAGTCAATCATTCAAAAATCACTTTCAAATAAGTTTTTAATTGTCGTGTACTCCTATACAATTGACCGAAATACTGCACTAATACAAATATCAAGTCACACTGTACTATAGTATGGTCTCTACAACGTAGTTTATAAGTTGTTACAAATTCAAGAAtaataaacttaattatattattttatgaaaCAAAATTAGCGTATTGGATGTGATAAAACTTCTCACTtgttaatttcattaaaaagtgATGCGGTTAGCTTTGAATTGCAACAGTTAATAAACTTTAGAAGTTAAATTGCGACAATTTACACTACATGTACCAAAACTTTGTCTGAACTACAAAGACAAGAATCATATAATTTATCGTAAATATTAAGAAAGTTGGATTGATTAAGGCTGAGAGAGTGAGTTATCAAA of the Pyrus communis chromosome 1, drPyrComm1.1, whole genome shotgun sequence genome contains:
- the LOC137730378 gene encoding protein unc-13 homolog codes for the protein MAHLFRDLSSLAQSKRGITAPTTTTATASPAKPLSIPTRSISAMGTDLPSPLGQLSAQLSDSDLRLTAYEIFVAACRTSTGKALTFTPSSADSPTQHANSPNGSPALQRSLTSTAASKMKKALGLKSPGSGSKKSPGSAGSGAGSGPGKPRRAMTVGELMRIQMGISEATDSRVRRALLRISASQVGRRIESVVVPLELLQQLKSSDFTDQQEYDAWQKRTLKILEAGLLLHPHVPLDKSNNAAQRLRQIINGALDRPFETGRNNETLQVLRNAVTALASRSSDGLYDTSHWADGFPLNLRLYERLLEACFDLHDETSIIEEVDELMEHIKKTWSILGMNQILHNLCFTWVLFHRFVATGQVELDLLYAADSQLAEVAKDAKATKDSEYCKILSSTLTSMLGWAEKRLLAYHDTFDSSNIDAMQAIVSLGVVAAKILVEDISNEYRRRRKNEVDVARSRIDTYIRSSLRTAFAQRMEKADSSRRASRHQPNPLPVLAILAKDVGELAVKEKEVFSPILKRWHPFAAGVAVATLHACYANEIKQFISGIAELNPDAVQVLRAADKLEKDLVLIAVLDSVDSDDGGKAIIREMPPYEAETAIANLVKVWIKTRVDRLKEWIDRNLQQEVWNPQVNEDGYAPSAVEVLRILDETLEAFFQLPIPMHPALLPDLMTGLDRCLQYYVTKAKSGCGSRNTFVPTMPALTRCTMGSKFQGFGKKKEKSPVPQKRNSQVATLNGDNSFGIPQMCARINTLQRIRSELEVLEKRIITHLRNSESANVEDFSNGLGKKFELTPAACVEAIQQLCEAVAYKMIFHDLSHVLWDGLYVGEPSSCRIDAFLDGLEKNLLIISNTVHERVRTRIITDIMRASFDGFLLVLLSGGPSRAFSQQDSQIIEDDFKALKDLFWANGDGLPSELIDKFSTTVRSVLPLFRTDTDSLVERFRRVTLESYGSSARSRLPLPPTSGQWNPTEPNTLLRVLCYRNDESATKFLKKTYNLPKKL
- the LOC137730394 gene encoding nuclear pore complex protein NUP85, which encodes MPGVAYDSGDMAGTLGSNDTAMVPHSPEIRQPVVYSLHHGLNPPIARLSISWSRGNTLRVSVLRPPSGEDSEKDEVGGKVVEVRLSNGDGENGDAKWRRIAYGSVPPFALLQSRRSSVASLSKVSMGPSLYNIDWWEYVMEYSKDINSLLGSSKSLPIAVIEDPKMVLRKVEEPTALKAAWELMEIFYADKQSQPWLPERLVDWLADLDSLLSSTQPTVHSKLVDFQNELVELQVIEDNPKYWEVLSSALAVGWIEIVVKMLRLHGSYQLHQLGNRETENGLVETVSVLISKMPRMRPEVEDGKLGECFKAKPDFIKAWEKWRAQITKLDCSAFWRHCDHRQTREGLKNMIQIMLGNTDNLCNVTCHWIELFVSHFLYVRPFTVGLESMHDLAQKCMQLKPMSSSHGLIAILLGILGENTEVVLAECSRAFGPWMVAHAIELLTTGSDEAELLLQEERDSLGGISIAESHRLVYAQVLSSHPLTWQIAPIYLTSCTKQGMALLEILLYKLPIQHNETLLKNIEICRLYELDTVSSNIMKIAGVYHWKHGRKGAGVFWLQQARDEVRLSRIAQQLFDSVGKSISDESFKQWEGLIELLGSESKATGGLEFLHKYRDFKKSLKQVYDGKTTDAARQAVESLISLMKNPSTPQRFWLPLLHDSLKLLNWPDRPLLDVSQTSLLLNKLQELSMAKLRPDFIEADLPPQALISVRLALAANLGRATLEE